In Camelus dromedarius isolate mCamDro1 chromosome 7, mCamDro1.pat, whole genome shotgun sequence, the sequence TTCAGTTGGCTCCCTTTCAACTTCCAGCCCCCCAAATCACCCCTAAGCGCTGGACTTTACTGGACTACCCAATCTAAAGTTACGTTCCTTCTTTTGCCCCCTCTTTATAAAAATTCCCAAGAGAAAAATCTTCTTCAGAATGCATCAGCAGGCATCAATTGGTTTACCCACTTACTGTCAGTATCCCCAATAAATGTAATCCTCAAGAACACTTTCTCGTCCTATAGTATTATCTCTTGTCACTTCCACCATTAATAGTTTAATTCTGATTACAACAAGCTAGAAACAAATGCTTTTAATCTAAAACAGAACTGCGCCATCATGTTAAAAATAAGTGTAGTTTACTAGGAATTTATTATAAAGAGTCAGCCTCTGATAATAATTAGTTGTTTTATGTTCCACCTCCACTAGGATTACACTTTCTTAAAGATAAAGGGCCAGGTTTGCTTTCTTCACCAATAGGAACAGTGACTACGGGGCAAAAATTGTTTTCTATCATTGTATACGACGAGATCTTTAATTAAGgaatgaaattaatttcactcaaagaggaaaaatttattttacttattatggCAAACGGCCAAGAGTAAGGAAcacattttcatatttaagaaGTCATCATATGGTAATGGAAAGTGTATTAATTTTGTCCTCAGGAAGCAGCCAGTTTGAATGTTAACTCAGCTACTCGTTTACGATCATGCACAAGTTATTTCATTTGTCTGAGCTGTGGTTTGCGCATGTGTAAGATGCTGAGACAACATTTATCACACATGGTAGTAGAAAGAGATGGAGTAAGCTGTACCCACACAGAAAGTACTCAACAAGTTGGATCCCGCCCGCCTTTAGCAGTGAGGAAACACACTGCAATTAAATGGGGTATTACTGATCCGTAGGAAAAAGGTCAAATTGAATCCTTCCCCGGTTAATTTCTTAAGTCTTTTGGTGATGGTTTTCTTGAAAAATGTACTTACATCCTAGTTCTAAAGTAGTTCAAATCCtacaatctttttttattttaagtcaaCATAGCCTCCTTCCAAAGTAACAGCCGAAACACAAATGTAGCCTAAGAGTTTGGCGCCCACGATCACTAAGGGATAGAAAGATCAGCGCTTTCATTTTCAGTCCTTCAGCTTCTAATAGGGCCATCGAGAAAACCGAAAGCGGGAAGAGGTTTCGAAAAACATTCCAAGACCAAATGCAAACTGTAAAGTTGGAGCTTTCCGAGAAaaaaagggaccccagagatcTGACCGAGATTCCGAGCCCTAGAGGCTCCCCAGTCAGGCCTACTTGGGTCAGGAAGGAAATCCTGAGTTCTGAACGGGACACCCGGAGACAGATAATGCAAAGCTGCCTTCTTCTCTAGCCCCCAAAGCGAAAGCAAGTCCCTGCGTGAGGGCCTCATCCTCCCACAGCTCCAAGGTCGCCCTGGATCCCCCAAATCGCGTTCCCATGACCCCCGGCACCACtgctccccaggccgcgggaggGCCCTGCAAATGACTTTGCAAAGTCGCACTTCCAGCCTCATTCCCTATTGGGCCCCCCGGAGGCACCAAGCCAGAGACCAGGATGTAAAAGACCGGGTCAGCTGAGCTCCTACAAACTCGGCTAAACGGAGGACCTCAGGGGCCCCTTCCGTACCTGAATGTAGTCAGCGAAAAGCTGTAACCACGCTCCGCCATCTTTACCCGGAGACCCAACGCACATCCGCACACACGCGCACTGCGGCCTGAGTCGTTTCATTTCCCCTCCCCGAGCCTTTCTTTCTCGCTCTCTGAttggaggagaggcagagacgCTCCTGGGGCATGCTGGGAGTTGTAGTTCCGTGCCCGGCTAGCCCCCGACTTTGCGTTTGTGCGCATGCTCGAGGTAGGGGCGACCCGGTGGGCGCGGCCTTAGGGCGAGCAACATGGCGGCCTTCATGCTGGTCTTGGTGGTTTCGCCGTGGCCCGCAGCCCGGGGACTACTCCGGAACTTTTGGGAGCAACTGCAGCGGAAACTTCAGCCGAGCCGGCCAGGCCTTCCCCGTTCTCCATGGGGTACGTAAAGGAGGCCTCCGTGGAGAAGGGGTTGGGTGAGGGGCCCCAGGCCGCGTGGTGGACACCGCTCTTACGCCGCCCTGCTCCCGCGGTCTGATCTTCCGCCGCGCGTGGGGGCCGTCGTCCGGGACACTTACTTAGGAACAAGAAGAGACAGCTGTCTCTGCCCCCCAGTCTCCTGCGAAAAAAGAAAAGCCCTCCAATTGTCCCATTCTTTTACAGAATGTAACCCAAGCGCATCGCTTAGCCTCAAGGGACGCCACGATCCAGATCcgcttctcttttctttccagtcGTCCCACCCCCTAAAGCAATTTGTCCTCTGTGCAGTTGAATGTTGATCTTGTTTCCCCCGAAAACtaaatttaaatgaaagcatCCTGGGTGTTAAAACTGTCATGGCTTTGACATTTACATTCTACTCGATTTCGGAGGTATCCCGAACATGATAATGATCATGCCCAGGCCGACTGAACGAACAAGAGCCCACTGTATGTCGAAGCCTACATAGGCTTCTGAGATAATCGCCGCCACAATCCCATTAGGTGTCTCCCCTTCTCAACTGAAAAAGTAGGCTCCGAAAggacccaaggtcacacaggccgTCCAGATCCTGTGCTATTAACCCCTGGGCTATGCTTAGCAATTCTTTTAGATATACTGAAAAGGAATGCCAGTTGTTAAGTGTTAGACACCTTGTATATTTTTAAGAGTTCCTACAATCAAAAGAGGTATTGCAAGTCTGaggaaaaacagcaagaaaaaagtaaaggaatCTATTTGAGTTTATAAACAGTtcagaaaaaacaaaagggaaacgTTGGTGGTCACATAAGTAAATTAATATCCTACAAAGTGTAATGAGCTAGCTCTTTTCCTTAAAGAACTGAGAGGAATCAAGATTAAATATTTCGAAGGACCAAGTGATGGATCTACCAGGTTATATGACAGAGGATCTAACTCAGTTTGATTATAATAAGAAGGACCAATCAACAGTTATCTCCGTGCCAGCGGGAAATGGCTTTTGGAAATCTCAAGCTTGGATTTAGTTGTAAACGTAAATCTGCGCCCTCAAGTGGAATGTGCATATTTGagtgtgggttttttgttttgttttgttttgttttgttttgttttttgccttgaTTGTTTTAAGTTAGATGTCTCTCAGACATTTATTCATGTTTACTAGTGAACCCGTGAGTTCAGTATTATAAGATGAGAACATCTTGGTagaatttcactgattttttttttaagcagatgcctctaagaaaaaattttgtgttttttaaaattactttatgtATGAGCTTTAGTATAATTTTGGAGCTACTGAGGTTGCCTGTTAAATGTCTACTGAGGgtagtattttaaattatatatatatgtgcctGTTGGTATATCACTGTAGACCATTAAGGGGAGTGGTACCTGTAAATAGTCATTTACTAGCTAGGAACCAATTCTGTATCTCCATGTTTTATTTGGTAGGGCCAGCATTAGCGGTCCAAAGTCCAGCTACACTTACAGAATCAGGAGGTGATGCCAATGGCAGTAAGATTTCCAGCCTTTCGGATAGTGTCTTTTGGATGGCAGCTCCCAAAAACAGACGCAGCATTGAAGTTAACCAGTGTAGGAGACGAAACCCGCAGAAGCTTATTAAAGTTAAGGTAATGTGATCATTTTTGTGGGTGTGCTTTTTCTCAACGTCCGCCACTGCGTGTTCTCTTGGTATGTTCATATAGCCTGCGGGTAAGTTATTTTCAGATCTTATGTGTCTACTTTCCTCTGGCCTAAATTAAATACAGTATTctcatgtatgtatgtgtgtctacTGTCCTGTAGCCTAAATATTAGGAACACAGTCAGGGAAGGAGTTTTAGAGTCTGGAGAGCAGACTGGGTTGTGAAGAGTCCACGTGACTTTTCTACTGGGAGCTGTGCCAGTCCTGAGCTGTGTGATTTTGAACCATATATGAATAAACATTTTAACTACGACAGAGCCTAAAATTAAAGTCAGAAGCAGTAGATCTCTTGAATATTGAGGTTTTCCCTTACAGATTTATTCTGTTCTTTACTGTGTCCACCAAAATACTGTGAAGGAAAGTCCTTAGATAAGTAGTAAAAATAGCTAATTGTGAAGTGCCTCTGATGTAGCTAAGTGCTTTATGAATTATCTCATCCCCACAGCAGCGCTCCAGAGTAAATATTGTTTTGCTCAGTTTtgggaggaagaaactgaggcggAGAGAATTTGCCTGTGGTCACAAAcaggtggcagaggcaggagctgAGCCCTGGCCGTCTAATTCTTGAACTCACAttcttgaagcttttttttttgtgtaCATGTTCCCATCCTCAGATAATTCCAGACCTCAGTGATCCTTCTCCCCCATGGGTACACTTTATTCATTGATTGAGTAACAAAAAGTAGTGTTTCTTACCTTTGATCTGTTAATTTGTGGCTTTAACAGCCATGCTTTGAGTTGCTGTGTATTTCATGGCCTCCCCAGCAACAGGGCAGTGCAAATGGACCTCCAGAGCAAAGAATTGACTTTCATAAGCCTCCACAGTCAGGGTTAAACCAAACCCAGCAAAGCTTAAGACTCAAAGTATTACCCAGTCACAGTCGGACCTAGACTTAAAACGTGGAACTGAAAAATACTTCATTAACTGAGACAAGAATAATTCGTACAGTTCGGTTGAGAGAACTGCAGATTTTAGGAATAATTACATGATTCTATTACAGGATTTCCCTGATTTTCTTTATTCAGAGGGGAAAGAATAGCTTTTATCCTGCACgttcattttcttcattgaattgtTTTCTGCGACGTACAGTACGTTATGCTGAGCGCTGTGTTAAAGGTATCAGCTGACTGTGGGCATCTTTCGATGCCACGGCC encodes:
- the MRPL32 gene encoding large ribosomal subunit protein bL32m; this encodes MAAFMLVLVVSPWPAARGLLRNFWEQLQRKLQPSRPGLPRSPWGPALAVQSPATLTESGGDANGSKISSLSDSVFWMAAPKNRRSIEVNQCRRRNPQKLIKVKNNIDVCPECGHLKQKHVLCGYCYAKVCKETAEIRRQIGRQEGGPLKAPAVETVVLYSGETPSRQDQGKRIIERERKRPSWFTQN